The following coding sequences lie in one Thermosinus carboxydivorans Nor1 genomic window:
- the rsmH gene encoding 16S rRNA (cytosine(1402)-N(4))-methyltransferase RsmH, giving the protein MEFHHKTVLLEESVAALVTNPAGIYVDCTLGGGGHSALIASRLSPEGWLIGIDQDPAAIAAGQARLAGASCRIDLVRDNFSNLSRILTTLGIESVDGVLFDLGVSSHQLDVAQRGFSYMQDAPLDMRMDPSAPISAYDVVNTYSEDDLTRIIRDYGEERWARRIAQFIVQARMTAPICTTGQLTDIIKRAIPAAARRDGPHPAKRTFQAIRIEVNNELSILQDAFITAVQFLKCGGRICIITFHSLEDRIAKHTLQSLAKGCVCPPQLPICVCHNKPKLKILGKPITPTAEELDDNHRARSAKLRVAEKV; this is encoded by the coding sequence GTGGAGTTTCACCACAAAACAGTACTCTTAGAAGAGAGTGTGGCGGCGCTTGTTACCAATCCGGCCGGCATTTATGTCGATTGTACGCTCGGCGGCGGTGGTCATTCGGCGCTTATTGCCAGCCGGCTCAGCCCGGAAGGATGGTTAATTGGCATCGATCAGGATCCGGCGGCCATTGCGGCGGGACAAGCGAGGCTTGCTGGTGCATCCTGCCGGATCGATCTGGTGCGTGATAATTTCAGCAATTTGTCCCGAATCCTGACGACGCTCGGTATTGAGTCTGTGGATGGAGTGCTTTTTGATTTAGGCGTATCTTCTCATCAGCTTGATGTGGCCCAGCGCGGGTTTTCATACATGCAGGATGCTCCGCTCGACATGCGCATGGATCCGTCGGCGCCCATTTCGGCTTATGACGTGGTTAATACATATTCTGAAGATGATTTAACCAGGATTATCCGGGATTATGGTGAAGAGCGCTGGGCGCGGCGCATTGCTCAATTTATTGTTCAGGCTAGAATGACTGCTCCTATTTGTACGACGGGGCAACTAACAGATATTATTAAACGGGCTATTCCTGCCGCCGCGCGGCGTGACGGGCCCCACCCGGCAAAACGGACCTTTCAAGCTATCCGAATTGAGGTAAATAATGAGCTTAGTATTTTACAAGACGCGTTTATAACAGCGGTACAATTTTTAAAATGCGGCGGTCGTATTTGCATCATCACCTTCCACTCTCTGGAAGATCGCATTGCGAAACATACGCTGCAATCATTAGCCAAAGGGTGCGTGTGTCCCCCGCAATTGCCTATTTGCGTTTGTCATAACAAACCGAAACTGAAGATCTTAGGCAAGCCAATTACCC
- the mraZ gene encoding division/cell wall cluster transcriptional repressor MraZ, which yields MLMGEYLHTIDAKGRLILPAKFRAELGDRLIATKGLDTCVFVYGLEEWAILENKLKQLPLAKPEARAFVRFFFAGAAELECDKQGRILLPNNLREYAQLDKDVVVIGVSNRVEIWSKKIWDDYNDQLGPTVAQMAEELVDLGI from the coding sequence GTGCTGATGGGGGAATATCTGCATACAATTGATGCTAAAGGGCGGCTGATTTTACCGGCTAAATTCCGGGCTGAGCTGGGAGACAGGCTTATTGCCACTAAGGGGTTGGATACCTGTGTGTTTGTATATGGTCTTGAGGAGTGGGCTATCCTAGAAAACAAACTTAAGCAACTGCCGTTGGCCAAGCCGGAAGCTAGGGCCTTTGTCCGTTTCTTCTTCGCCGGCGCGGCTGAACTGGAATGTGATAAGCAAGGTCGGATACTATTGCCTAATAACCTGCGTGAATATGCTCAATTGGATAAAGATGTAGTCGTCATCGGCGTATCCAACCGGGTGGAAATTTGGAGCAAGAAAATCTGGGATGATTATAACGACCAACTTGGCCCGACAGTGGCACAAATGGCAGAAGAATTGGTTGACTTGGGTATCTGA
- a CDS encoding polysaccharide deacetylase family protein: MASLFVGTKPVTATRHRPQNYTDIPVLNYHKVDTLYHSLSISPEEFEEQMAYLHENGYHAITPDQLMNYLNRGKPLPDKPVLITFDDGYLDNYTNAYPILKKYGFTATIFLVTDLIGNDPRFMNWDQVREMQKNGFIFGSHTASHAVLTKLPTEEALKELVSSRQKIASELGRAPRYFAYPTGAYNLAVEELVRTAGYTAAFTIRYGQAGVSSDPYALERIPIFKSAKTFRSFLIRLNGAPLLERLGIIRN; encoded by the coding sequence GTGGCATCGTTATTCGTCGGTACGAAGCCTGTTACTGCTACTCGCCATCGCCCGCAAAATTATACTGATATTCCCGTTTTAAACTACCATAAAGTTGATACACTATACCATTCTTTATCGATATCACCGGAAGAGTTTGAAGAACAAATGGCTTACCTCCATGAAAATGGTTATCATGCCATAACCCCCGACCAATTAATGAACTATTTGAACCGCGGTAAACCTCTTCCTGATAAGCCAGTATTAATTACTTTTGATGATGGCTATTTGGATAATTATACCAATGCCTATCCTATTTTAAAAAAATACGGTTTTACAGCTACGATTTTTCTGGTTACAGACTTAATTGGCAACGATCCCCGCTTTATGAATTGGGACCAGGTGCGGGAAATGCAAAAAAATGGATTTATATTCGGTTCGCACACGGCCAGCCACGCGGTGCTGACCAAGCTTCCTACTGAGGAGGCCTTAAAGGAACTGGTATCGTCCCGCCAGAAAATTGCTAGTGAGCTTGGCCGTGCCCCTCGCTATTTCGCTTATCCTACCGGCGCCTATAATCTAGCGGTTGAAGAGTTGGTCCGCACGGCCGGCTATACAGCCGCTTTTACCATTCGTTATGGCCAGGCAGGTGTCAGCAGTGATCCTTATGCGCTGGAGCGGATTCCTATTTTTAAAAGCGCTAAAACCTTTCGTAGCTTTTTAATTCGGCTTAACGGCGCACCATTACTTGAGAGGTTAGGGATTATTCGCAACTAG